Below is a genomic region from Syngnathoides biaculeatus isolate LvHL_M unplaced genomic scaffold, ASM1980259v1 ctg200_pilon_pilon, whole genome shotgun sequence.
GCAGTACCCGAGGAAGTGATGCGCCACCCTTGCCAGGTAAGATTTATCCTCAAACAAATAAGTACATCACAACAATTTAATGTAGTATTTTGGTGCACTTTGGTGCATTTATTTCAGCCGCaactgtacctttttttttttttaattccattttattgcaccttgtggagatgcacactcatttcattgtatgcacagcatataatgacaataaaggctattGATTGGGACACATGACAAACTATTCCGACCAAAGTTCATTCGTCGCATTCAAGTGGTCTCGTCCAACATTTGTGATGTACTGTACGATATTAAATCACAGACTAAGACTTTTGTTGCTCTATTTGATCAACCCGTGTTGAATTTCAACCATGTCTCTGCTTGCATCCCCGTAGGAGAGTCCAGTCAGTCGGTACACATTCGCCAGTGACCCCAGAGGGGAGTGCGTCATCGTAGACTGCGTGGGGAATGACGGAGGTGAGTACAATCGGGGTATACTTCTACAGTGCATACATTGAAAGACGCTGTTTTGTGTACAGTAGAACTTAGGGCTGGGAACtacagtaccgtattttccgcactataaggcacacctaaaagccggtgcgccttatatatgaaaagttttaaaatgggccgttcgttgaaggtgcgccttataatacggtgcgccttatagtgcggaaaatatggtaccttGCACTTAGTGGTGAGCAAGTGAGGCCTCATGAAACCACACTGAGGCTTTTCTAATACTTGTGCTGAAAAAGATTCCAAGCCTAAAGGCTTTGAAGATGGTGCGTTTGGTGTTTTTAAGGAAAATGGTGTTATTTGTGCACTTGTATGGTCACTCGCCAATCGTCTTTTCCTGTTTAAATATTTAAGCCccctattttttaaaacaaactttaGTAGCACTCGAGAATGTTGAACCTGATAAAAAATTTACAGTagtcaaatattaaaatcagAAGTAAAGAATTTGAGTTTCTGGAGCATCTTTTGCTTCAATCCAATCCAGTGGACATCCAGTGTGTCCGGCTTGGTAAATTTGGGGAGAATACTACAGACATACGTGAAGCAAATGGTCACAAATACTCAATATTTATCATTCTTTGCAGAGAATAATTCATTTATGCTCGAGAGTATAGTTTATTTATTCCGTCTGCTTGTGTAGTTCTACCGTGTATCTCCAAATATCAGTTATGTAGAGAGTTTTAACACCGTGACACTTATGCTATTCTTTAGTCTCTGTGTGTTATTTTATTAAAAGATTCAAACAGTTTTGCAATACAAAATCGACGGATCGAGAATTTTCAAAGGTTGGCTGATCCAAAtcattctgacttttttttttttttggccagagATGATGGCGCACGCATTTAAGTCACTGCACTTCAATGTGACCCTGCATAAATGGCTAAACCTGGTCGAGACGGTCTCAACGCTCAGAAAAGTCTTCCAAAGGAGTCCGGACCGCAGTGGCGATGGCTTCGTCTGCTGCATCATCAGCCGGGTGATCGACAATCGCCTCCAGGCCACGGACATGAACTGCGAAGGCCTCCGTCTGGAAGATGTCTGCCGCTTTTTCAACGGCGACGCCTGTCCGGCGCTGGTCGGCAAGCCAAAACTGTTTTTCATCCAGAGCTACACTGTGTCGGACTTCCAACCCTGCGGTGTGGAGAACCGCTGGGATGACGGCTGGGAGACGGACGGTGGCGCCGGTCAGCTGAGACCCGATTGTCTCCCGTCAGATGCGGACGTGCTCTGGTGTCACTGCTCGACCGGAGAACATCAACTGCAGCGAGGCCGACACCGTTCCGTTTACCTCAAGGCTTTGACGGACGCCTTGGGCAGAAGCCAGGGAAGGTACGTGCGCACACGCTACCTTGGAAAAGTGACAGCTCGCGCTTGAAATGTTATGAGCCCAAGTATCAGTTGAACCTTTACAATTGAACTTTATTTGACCTTCTCTCCGCTTTGGAACGCACATCCAGAGGTTCTGTTTTtggatttatttacttttttgggcACAAACCGCAACAAGGAGCTGAGCGGCAAAATTGACCCATGAGAATTTTCAAAGACCTCAACTTTAATGTCTTTCTGTGAATCTTCCAGTATCTCTGTTCCAAGCCGCCGGTGACACGCAGTACGGGATTGATTCATCCTCATaatgcacgggtgtcaaactctaggcccaggggccagatctggcctgttgcatgattttacgtggcccgcagaggcaaatcatatTTATAgactaacatgtttttttttttttgtcccaaacctgtaccaaaattttaaattgtcacatcataaatgataacgttgagatattacaagcatttttgtgtgaccaaacagtcgttgggaaaaacccattagccttgatttctgatttcaaaactagttcataaatttcatgtgtaaatatgatgagacagtTAAAGATGTTTATCGTCGttaacaatgtggcccacgacaaaaatgagtttgacatccctggcATAAAGGTTTAGACTTGGCTTTAGAGTACACAACATGCCAAAGCACTACTTCCAAATGAAGTTCCTCAACTCACTCGGCACCAAGATACTCTACGATGGAGgctaagcactacttttgtccatccatccattttcttagccgcttatcctcacaaggtgggggggggttgctggagcctatcccagctgtcaaggggcaggaggcggggtacaccctgaactggttgccagccaattgcagggcacatagagacagacaacagccgcactcacaatcacaacttggggcaatttaaagtgtccaattaaggttgcatgtttttgggatgtgggaggaaaccggagtgcccggaggaaacttacgcaggcacggggagaacatgcaaactccacacaggcgggatcgggatcgaacgcgggtcctcagaaacgTGAGGTTAAATAaagttcacctgtaaaggtCACGGGtacgttcatcctgaaatttcaagcAAAAGCCAATTAATGCAAACttccataactttttttttttttttattgcgacTTTTCAGTCCTAACCAAATGTTTTGTATTCTTACAGGAGCCGACATCTGGTCGATCTTCACATGGAGGTGAACGGTGCAATCTTTGAGCACAACAGCCGGCATCGTGAGGATCAGTACCACATTGACCTGAAAAACACTTTGCGAAAAGACCTTTACTTATAGTTGTCTGACGACTTGCCTGTTTCGTAGCTGTCAGTATTTGCACTTCAATTCACTTACTATACTACTGCATTCAGATAAGCTTTTTTACATTGACGTATCttgtatgttttatatttaccaCGTGTATTTACCTTGAAGTGTTTGGAATGCAAATATAATTCCTTTTATTAAATATtaagtgtcattcctataaacattctaaaatggatattgtcatgaaaaatacatataacattattcacttcaatgtctatacgaaaaaataaacgagagcgcagagcgcgtcatccatgcgcgaaGTTGGAGAAGTTCCATTCGACGACAGccaagtggttgccatgttggctgcatcctcgacccgtgacgtcacccggacactcgccattgaaaacacgcgttGGACccgactatgggagatgaacacgcctcTTCTGACTTCTAAAAAGTCTTgaagattacaaaaataaatgaacaaaacacgAATATGGAAGTAATTCGTTGCCAGTATGAACTCGAATTTTTCACATGGATTTTTgaattgaaatccaacacgtaaaaaacatgttttttctgTGCAATAAATATTCACCTTAAAAAATATCTGTATGAAAACATACAGCGCAACACGTAGAGCTCTAATTTCATTCAAGTTCACCTTTTAACAACTTAAATATTTCTTGAAGTAGCCATTcaaagtatatccatccatccattttctgagccgcttatgctcacaagggtcgcgggattattgctggagccaatcccaggaaTTTTCAGGGAAGAGCCAGGGTACaacctcaactggtcgccagccaatcacagggcacattgaagcaaacagagaacatgcaaactccacacaggcaggtccgggactaaatccgggacctcagaactgtgaggccaatgctttaccaactgagacACCGTTCCACCAATCTTTGATAAATAACACCTGTTAAAACAGTGAGtatgactcaatttgcttgtacagtatatcaaatccattttcccaataaaaaataaatgaatgtctttcaacCATTGGGAaccttccattaaaaaaatgctctcaacTTCAAGCAAATGTGGCCCGACCCAAATggccaaagtgaaaaactgcaaagctgagGGACTGTGGAGGATCACGAGAAGCTCCAATATCAGAtagtgatgacatgatgtcacactctccTCACTGATGACGACATGATAAAAAGTCCAGACGTGATATAACATGTCACACTGTCAATTTTctctgtgaggaaaaaaagcaaatgaaatgagaagacttactgaagagaaaccttttccctgctcatttgtggtcagattctctCCTCCAGATAGTTCTGATAAACACAACACGTGGTGTGTGgcccacacacaatcacatacAGTGTAGACTTGTATCACATATTGTTTTCTAGTATCTGTTTGTGCATCAtcctgtattgttttttttttgttttttttttataaggctGGATTGTCAGATTGTCCCTATCATCTTGCCTTGGTCATAATCATGATCATGGTGTGTATTGTTCTAGATTATATTGTTTTGTCAGATTGTCTTGCATATTCTTATTCGTGCGTTTTCTCCTAATGTTTGATTGTCTGGTACAATCACTGAATTGTGTTGTATCGCCTTGATgctgctgtatttgtatttatatttgctgcattttatcatgcaaatatacagtggcagtaataatttatttgttgaTACTGCATTGTAACAGGCAAATCTTCTCCCAGAACACACCACTGACCCGGACTAATCTCAAACCAAAGTCTTATGATTACATTGTTGGCAGGATTCAAACCTACACAGGGAGACCCCCATGGATTTCAAGCCCATTGCCTTAACCACTCAGCCACAACAAGCACAtctgttgctgctttttttcattttctgacttctgcacatttgcaaacatgCGTGAAAAACTTATGGGGAACTCACGTGGTGAataaaacggcttacagttcaaaaccAGCAACTCTAAAAGCAGGCTGCAGCGTGTGCTGAGCTGTATAACATccatgcaccatttctcattgctATAAAAGCGGAGCGTGATGGTGGTGTCAGACActcatccacaaagccaagtctccatgaaaCACAGAgctgcagaacgtccaaagtttTGTTCAGAAACTGCATGAATTCAGAGTTTTGATCATCtcaggggcaaaaaaaaaaaccctcccctcaaaaatgggagaaaattgcCCACTCCTGACTTGGAAGACAAATAACTGTTCAAGCTTTGTTGACACAGATTCACCAGTTGGGCATGTCAGTGATTTGTATTGGTTGCCAACGATATACCCTGGTTTTGAGCTTAAACCTCGACTGAAGTTTAGTGTCACTGACTCTGTGGCGCAACGGTAGCGCGTCTGACTCCAGATCAGAAGGTTGTGTGTTCAAATCACATCAGGGGCATTTCTTTGGCAATCTGATTGATATCAAAGGTTCTCCTTTAAATTCACATCCCATTCCACTGGAAAAAACATTACATGGGTTTGGAGCTGACTGGTTGAGCGTTTTACTGACTTCTGcttttgtcaggaatgtttcatttgtcactgaGGTGTAAACTCAAAGTTATTgggtgaaaatccaaatgtccacTTCTTCTAAGTTTGTCatcattcaaaatttcaccattgatatttgtattcatGTAACAGAtctcaatcattcacatttcacaactggaacgaatgatgaatattgaattgtctaCAGAACTAAGAGGTGGTTGCAAGACATGGGGGTATAGCTCAGTTGTAGAGCATTTGATTGCAGATCGAGAGGTCTCCAGTTCAACTCTGAAACCCCCCTTCCTGTTATTTTGTTCGGAGACTGCATGAATTCAgggttttgatcatctcatgaGTAAAAAAACGCCTCCCCTCAAAGATGGGAGAAAATTACCCACTCGtgacttgaatgacaaatacagtgcaagcttttttgacactgattcacTGGTCAGGCAAGTCAGAGACTTGTCTTGGTTGCCAATGAAATACCCTCCTATTGAGTTTATGTCATGGTGTAATGCTGTTGTGCGATAATAGAAAAAGGAtgtagacttttattttgacttcacttttattttgaaagccagcactttctctgtcatttatacgttttcgttcttttcaacgttattgtgtgtttaaaaatgttgttgaattgttggtggaagatctgagaaacacaggaagtaggctgcgtgctttattttgaagccacacttaatGTGTGCCGGGAAGAAATACTttctcttgtttgtgagattcctggtgGAAGCTACATATTTTGTTCTCCTCCACTTGTTTTCATTGTGTTGTTGTAGAATGTGAACATCAGTTAGTTTAAAACAATTGCAAAGCAGGTTTAGTCACAGAGGCACAGTGTTGaatgtttttcattaatttcaaacataaactcgCTCGCTGGAAAAGTGGAGACATTGTCGAGGTCCGTGTGCGTCGTTGGGCGACCATGTATATTGTGCGGTGTGAATGAGTGTTACCAGAAGCTGCATGGTGACCGTGTTCTTGATCTTGCAGAGTTTTGAcagtaattgtgaagagaaatctatgaacatccgtgaatgtctcctttataatacagctaTGGGAGttgatgcaagtttttttttaatattcttttcatctgttgcaatgtaatatatttgctcttgtttgtgagattcctgagtggaagagttttgagagtaattgtttCCTGTTATAAGCTcccaagaaaaacaataaataaatagagaacCCCTCTCCCAGAGCCCCCCAGAGTACACCTCGATGAAACATTGTATCTAAAAGATAATCTAATGTAATCCCAATAAAACATTAAGGAAactacaaaagaaagaaatgttgctCAATTCATAATAAATAATCCATGAATGGtttggttttcattttcacaagggCGGTGCTAAAAAGCTGCATGTGACACGAGAGCCACGGGTCGTCCAATCCTGGTCGAGtggcgtgattaaaaaaaaaatgtcaagaggtACATCTTGTGGCTGGATAGTCGAGGCGGGGGCATGCTTCTTGCTTAGGGTGCGaggggtcccaggttcaaagacCTCAGTATCTTAAACACTATGAATGTGAAATAGAATGTGatgatttaaaattgaaaaatatagatttctgtTACAGGATGGTGTGTAAAGTACCACAAACCAGAAAAGTCAGACATTTGGATTCACACGAGTATGAAATGGATTCCCTCAGGAAAATAAAAGATTCACATTGACCACAACTGCCAGAGGGCAAACATGCAGTAGGGGACAGGTGCgtttacacaattaaataaaaaccagatGAGACTGAAAGTCAACGATGGTGTCATGGTCCACACCCCTGAATTTAGTGTGGGCCGCGTAGgttcgattcctgctcagtgatggtgtcaattatgtcccctgtgactgactggcaaccaggtcataGTGTCTTTTGTGTGGTGTGAGCTGGGAtggggctccagcactcctgtgaccgttgtggggataagtggcttagaaaatggatggatcatttatACGCATAATTGGGAGTGCAACACCGGAActccttttattttcaaacatgcaCACTTTTTCACCCCATTCAGAGTGAGAGCATACACAAATCCGAACAATGACTACAACAACtatgaagaaaacccacaatgcattgcacatTTAACATGCCAGTAAAGTGTATCCTTTTCTTGGGCAACGGAAGCCGATATTCTCCCCAGGGGCCCAGAGGTTCAGAACCACAGACGAAaaagagtttgcatgatctctgcgtgggttttctctggccactctggtttccttccatgccatgaaaacatcaatggtGGATTGATTGaagagtcatcatcatcatcatcatcatcatcatcatcatcatcatcatcatcatcatcatctacccttcttccctttttaagttgttgctgatttatttataaaagattaaaacacttaaactGGGAATGAAAAGAGAGTGTAAATGAAGTGCGAACAAGTGGTGTACATGAATGGCTTTAATGCTGAAACCGGAAATGAAAGATTATCGagaaaatattcaactaagttccttaaacgctgaaacagaaattgacacaattttcaaatgattctACTTTGCCTGAcgatggcagttgggggtcGGCAGGATGAGA
It encodes:
- the LOC133497181 gene encoding CASP8 and FADD-like apoptosis regulator, which codes for MAHISEDMAKDDVSSVKFLLAHMLPRKKMETAKDFLDLVVELEHVGKVSLTRVDLLEECLMDVGRVDLAKKLKVYKVSVNAPAVPEEVMRHPCQESPVSRYTFASDPRGECVIVDCVGNDGEMMAHAFKSLHFNVTLHKWLNLVETVSTLRKVFQRSPDRSGDGFVCCIISRVIDNRLQATDMNCEGLRLEDVCRFFNGDACPALVGKPKLFFIQSYTVSDFQPCGVENRWDDGWETDGGAGQLRPDCLPSDADVLWCHCSTGEHQLQRGRHRSVYLKALTDALGRSQGRSRHLVDLHMEVNGAIFEHNSRHREDQYHIDLKNTLRKDLYL